The Megasphaera stantonii genome includes a window with the following:
- the nth gene encoding endonuclease III produces MAITKKIKQEMLQRFQDQYGIMKPALHYTTPFELMIAVILSAQCTDERVNIVTAGMFPEYNTPEKMLTLGLEGLEEKIRTCGLYHSKAKNILANCAILCEQYGGEVPQTFDELVKLPGVGRKTANVLVSILFDTPAIAVDTHVFRVSNRLQLAEGKTPLEVEKGLQKAIPEEWWSRAHHWLIWHGRRVCKARKPACDDCFLADLCPASSIDKKAKTR; encoded by the coding sequence ATGGCAATTACGAAGAAAATAAAGCAGGAAATGCTGCAGCGGTTTCAGGATCAGTACGGCATCATGAAGCCGGCCCTGCATTATACGACGCCTTTCGAGCTCATGATAGCCGTCATCTTATCGGCTCAGTGTACGGACGAACGGGTAAACATCGTCACGGCCGGCATGTTTCCGGAATATAACACGCCGGAAAAGATGCTGACCCTGGGCCTGGAAGGGCTGGAAGAAAAAATACGCACCTGCGGCCTGTATCACAGCAAGGCCAAGAACATCTTAGCCAACTGCGCTATCTTGTGCGAACAGTACGGCGGCGAAGTGCCCCAGACCTTTGACGAACTGGTCAAGCTGCCCGGCGTAGGGCGCAAGACGGCAAATGTATTGGTCAGCATCTTATTCGATACGCCGGCCATCGCCGTCGACACGCACGTATTTCGCGTGTCCAACCGCCTGCAGCTGGCCGAGGGAAAGACGCCTCTGGAAGTCGAGAAGGGCTTGCAGAAAGCCATTCCCGAAGAATGGTGGAGCCGTGCCCATCACTGGCTCATCTGGCACGGCCGCCGCGTATGCAAGGCCCGCAAGCCGGCCTGCGACGACTGCTTCCTGGCCGACCTGTGCCCTGCCTCGTCAATTGACAAAAAAGCTAAAACTCGGTAA
- the scfA gene encoding six-cysteine ranthipeptide SCIFF has product MAKHIITINTESIQKTTQHAGCSECQTSCQSACKTSCTVGNQVCTK; this is encoded by the coding sequence ATGGCAAAACATATCATTACGATTAATACGGAATCGATTCAGAAAACGACGCAGCATGCTGGCTGCAGCGAATGTCAGACTTCTTGTCAGTCCGCTTGCAAAACGTCCTGCACCGTAGGCAATCAGGTCTGCACGAAATAA
- the scfB gene encoding thioether cross-link-forming SCIFF peptide maturase produces the protein MTTIKPMIHKYCQNGTYMLLDVNSGIINVIDKMTYDILDVYDGTNKDAVYEAFAGAYAREDIAETLGELDELIEKELLFAPMAEDFQVVAEEEPIVKSLCLNIAHDCNLRCKYCFASQGDYDTHKRELMSFDVAKRAVDLLIRSTEGKRQHCEIDFFGGEPLMNFDVVKQTIEYIREQEKIHDKVFKLSLTTNGMLLDPAKVKYLTENHISLILSLDGHPEVHNRMRPDAGGRGSYDSCAKNLVYAAEHRDGEEYYVRGTYTKYNLDFAKDVEHMADLGFEGLSMEPVVGDDLSYAITEDDLPRIYEEYDRLTDLYLQRMDEGRPFIYYHFIMDLYRGPCIAKRLRGCGAGHEYMCVVPNGDIYPCHQFVGQDEYVIGNVYDGVTDTKLPPLFRDMHVLNKPICCDCWAKFFCSGGCHANNIKYGGDIKTPYALSCKIQKKRIECAMYIQAVLAMRGQKVRLFGDDRDDCEGCGACE, from the coding sequence ATGACTACGATAAAACCGATGATTCACAAGTATTGTCAAAACGGCACGTACATGTTGCTGGACGTCAACAGCGGCATTATCAATGTAATAGATAAGATGACATACGACATTCTCGACGTATACGACGGAACGAATAAGGACGCCGTATACGAGGCTTTCGCCGGCGCGTATGCCAGGGAAGACATAGCGGAGACGCTGGGCGAACTGGACGAGCTCATCGAAAAGGAGTTGCTCTTTGCGCCTATGGCCGAAGACTTCCAGGTCGTCGCCGAAGAAGAGCCTATTGTAAAATCCCTGTGCTTGAATATTGCCCACGACTGCAACCTGCGCTGTAAATATTGCTTCGCGTCGCAGGGCGACTACGACACGCATAAGCGGGAGCTCATGAGCTTCGACGTCGCGAAACGGGCCGTCGACCTGCTTATCCGCAGTACCGAAGGGAAGCGGCAGCACTGTGAAATCGACTTTTTCGGCGGAGAACCGCTCATGAATTTCGACGTCGTCAAGCAGACGATCGAATACATCCGCGAGCAGGAAAAAATCCACGACAAAGTCTTTAAGCTGTCTCTGACGACGAACGGCATGCTGCTGGACCCGGCCAAGGTCAAGTACCTGACGGAAAATCATATCAGCCTGATCCTGAGCCTCGACGGCCATCCGGAAGTGCACAACCGCATGCGCCCCGACGCCGGCGGCCGCGGCTCCTATGATTCGTGCGCTAAAAATCTCGTCTACGCGGCGGAGCACCGCGACGGTGAAGAATACTACGTCCGCGGCACTTATACGAAATACAACCTGGACTTTGCCAAAGACGTGGAACACATGGCCGATTTAGGCTTTGAAGGACTGTCTATGGAACCTGTCGTAGGCGACGATTTGTCCTACGCCATTACGGAAGACGATTTGCCCCGCATTTATGAAGAATACGACCGCCTGACAGATTTATATTTGCAGCGCATGGATGAAGGCCGCCCCTTTATCTACTACCACTTCATCATGGACTTGTACCGCGGGCCCTGTATTGCCAAGCGCCTCCGAGGCTGCGGCGCCGGCCATGAGTACATGTGCGTCGTGCCGAACGGCGATATATATCCCTGCCACCAGTTTGTAGGCCAGGACGAGTACGTCATCGGCAATGTATATGACGGCGTTACGGATACAAAGCTGCCGCCCTTGTTCCGCGATATGCACGTCCTCAACAAGCCGATTTGCTGCGACTGCTGGGCAAAATTCTTCTGCAGCGGCGGCTGCCATGCCAACAATATCAAATACGGCGGAGATATCAAAACGCCGTATGCCCTGAGCTGCAAGATTCAAAAGAAGCGCATTGAATGTGCCATGTACATCCAGGCCGTATTAGCCATGCGCGGCCAAAAGGTTCGCTTATTTGGCGACGACCGGGATGACTGCGAAGGATGCGGCGCCTGTGAATAA
- the sufC gene encoding Fe-S cluster assembly ATPase SufC, with product MAELLNIEGLKVEVEGKEILKGLDLTVRAGEVHVIMGTNGAGKSTLFNAVMGHPKYTVTGGSIFFEGKDITRMPVDERAKAGIFMAFQAPIAVQGISVENFTRSAKSTISGETQRIMPFRKKLKAQMEELKMDSSYASRYVNDGFSGGERKKTEILQMCMLEPKLAMLDEIDSGLDVDAVRVVSQTVAKYHDEGNALMVITHHSEILQGLQPDVVHVLIDGKIVKSGGPELIQVIEEKGYDSFR from the coding sequence ATGGCAGAATTATTAAACATAGAAGGGCTGAAAGTAGAAGTTGAAGGAAAGGAAATCTTAAAGGGATTGGATTTAACCGTTCGTGCCGGCGAAGTTCACGTCATCATGGGAACGAACGGCGCAGGGAAATCGACGTTGTTCAACGCCGTCATGGGGCATCCGAAGTATACCGTTACAGGCGGCAGTATTTTCTTCGAAGGAAAGGATATTACGCGCATGCCCGTAGACGAACGGGCTAAGGCGGGAATTTTCATGGCTTTCCAGGCGCCCATTGCCGTGCAGGGAATTTCTGTGGAGAACTTTACCCGCAGCGCTAAGAGCACGATAAGCGGCGAAACGCAGCGCATCATGCCTTTCCGTAAAAAGCTGAAAGCGCAGATGGAAGAACTGAAAATGGACAGCTCTTATGCTTCCCGCTACGTCAACGACGGATTTTCCGGCGGCGAACGAAAGAAGACGGAAATCCTTCAAATGTGCATGCTGGAACCGAAGCTGGCCATGCTGGATGAAATCGACTCGGGTCTTGATGTCGATGCCGTCCGCGTCGTGTCGCAGACCGTGGCGAAATACCACGACGAGGGGAATGCTCTCATGGTTATTACGCATCACAGTGAAATTTTGCAGGGCCTTCAGCCGGACGTGGTTCATGTCCTTATCGACGGAAAAATCGTCAAGTCCGGCGGTCCGGAATTGATCCAAGTCATCGAGGAAAAAGGCTACGACAGCTTTAGATAA
- the sufB gene encoding Fe-S cluster assembly protein SufB: protein MANAAEQKRKDERRTIEAFSDFSNIYNFKKDFTYSYKTQAGLTEDIVRTISAEKKEPKWMLDFRLKSLDIFHHLEYPVWGPDISELHMDDIVTYVRPNTQMKASWDDVPDDIKDTFDRLGIPEAEKTSLAGVGAQYDSEVVYHSIQEELVQQGVIYTDFETALREYGDIIQAHFMKLVPPTDHKFAALHGAVWSGGSYVYVPAGVDVSIPLQSYFRLNAPGAGQFEHTLIIVENGAKVHFIEGCSAPKYNVANLHAGCVELFVGDDATLTYSTIENWSKNMYNLNTKRAIVGRNGTINWVTGSFGSHTSCLYPMSILQGEGAHCEFTGVTFAGKGQYLDTGSKVVHNAPKTTSNINSKSISKDGGVCIYRGSVVINPRAEGAKANVSCESLMLDEESQSDTIPAIVVKNDNVDLGHEASIGRISDEAVFYLMSRGLSEDEARAMLVKGFVEPVSKALPLEYAVEMNNLINLELKGSLT from the coding sequence ATGGCTAATGCGGCGGAACAGAAGCGGAAAGACGAACGCAGGACGATCGAAGCGTTTTCTGATTTCAGCAATATATATAACTTTAAAAAGGACTTTACCTATTCCTATAAAACCCAGGCCGGCTTGACGGAAGACATCGTCCGGACTATTTCGGCAGAAAAAAAAGAACCGAAATGGATGCTCGATTTCCGTTTGAAATCGCTGGATATTTTTCACCATCTGGAATATCCTGTTTGGGGTCCCGATATCAGCGAACTCCATATGGACGACATCGTTACCTATGTCCGGCCCAATACGCAGATGAAAGCCAGCTGGGACGACGTGCCCGACGACATCAAGGACACCTTCGACCGACTGGGGATTCCCGAGGCGGAAAAGACGTCCCTGGCCGGCGTAGGAGCCCAGTACGATTCGGAAGTCGTATACCACAGCATTCAGGAAGAGCTGGTGCAGCAGGGCGTCATCTACACGGACTTTGAAACGGCACTGCGGGAATACGGGGATATCATTCAGGCTCATTTCATGAAGCTCGTGCCGCCGACGGATCATAAATTTGCCGCTCTCCACGGCGCCGTCTGGTCTGGCGGCTCCTATGTATACGTGCCGGCCGGTGTAGACGTATCCATTCCGCTGCAGAGCTATTTTCGCTTGAACGCGCCTGGAGCCGGCCAGTTTGAGCATACGCTGATTATTGTGGAAAACGGCGCGAAGGTGCATTTCATTGAAGGCTGTTCCGCGCCGAAATACAACGTAGCCAATCTCCACGCCGGCTGTGTCGAATTGTTTGTCGGCGACGACGCAACGCTGACCTACTCGACTATAGAAAACTGGTCGAAGAATATGTATAACTTAAATACGAAACGGGCGATTGTCGGCCGAAACGGCACGATCAACTGGGTGACAGGGTCCTTTGGTTCCCATACATCCTGCCTGTACCCCATGAGTATCCTGCAGGGAGAAGGGGCGCACTGCGAATTTACAGGCGTTACCTTTGCCGGGAAAGGGCAGTATCTCGATACGGGATCGAAAGTAGTCCATAACGCGCCGAAGACGACGAGCAATATCAATTCCAAATCCATCAGCAAGGACGGTGGTGTCTGCATATACCGCGGCAGCGTCGTCATCAATCCCCGTGCCGAGGGGGCGAAGGCCAACGTCAGCTGCGAATCGCTGATGCTGGATGAAGAATCGCAGTCCGATACGATTCCGGCAATTGTCGTCAAGAATGACAATGTTGACCTTGGACATGAAGCGTCTATCGGCCGCATTTCCGACGAAGCTGTTTTCTATCTCATGAGCCGCGGCCTCAGCGAAGACGAAGCCAGGGCGATGCTGGTCAAGGGCTTCGTAGAACCCGTATCCAAAGCTCTTCCGCTGGAATACGCCGTAGAGATGAATAATCTGATTAACCTCGAATTAAAAGGGTCTTTGACCTAA